A region from the Triticum aestivum cultivar Chinese Spring chromosome 3D, IWGSC CS RefSeq v2.1, whole genome shotgun sequence genome encodes:
- the LOC123077510 gene encoding protein argonaute 18, whose amino-acid sequence MASRGGRGGGRANPDAAQAGYGGRGGAGRGRGDGGGRGRGYYQGDGGGDGGGRGRGYYQGDGGGGRGYYQGGGDGGGRGRGYYQGEGDVDRGYYQGGGDGGGGRGRGYQGGGDGGGRGRGRGYQGYQGGGDGGGRGRGYEGPGDGGRGRGRGYQQGGNYGGGRGGNNYGGRGGRGGGGQNQPDPLALQVAGPPLSERYHTEAAQLREKFQAMAMSRAEPMFPGRPGFGRTGQVCMVRANHFFVGLVDKGLHQYDVAMSPEPTITGVFRAVMSTLVKEHQSTTLGGRLPAYDGRKSLYTAGELPFKTKEFEVTLPDKNPGPPGQRRERKFKVTIKHATLVSLQQLQMLMSGIPTDIPAQALQVLDIVLRDIVLNERDDMGFVPVGRSFFSRTIEDPIQLGQGIEGWNGFYQSIRPTQSGLSLNIDMSSTAFVGGGSLIDFIKEILNRKDLSRGFQNEFDYVKIKKALRGLRVEVTHRGQMRRKYRIAGLTKDSARELRFQLSTGETKTVRDYFRETYKLQLRYDFLRCLQVGTEQKPNYLPIEVCNIVPGQRYQKKLDDGQVSKMMSIACQHPAGRETSIRKSVLENKYNSAKRANEFGIEVDSNPTSVQARVLPAPKLRYHGCASLYPENGAWNMRGKKVVNGAKVGIWACVNFCNELTEDQVCIFCGKLSEMSSTTGVNFNGAKLKIFHARSDQVEAKLREVRQQAGNMKIDLVLAILPNKNGSLYGDIKRICETDIGLMSQCCLLKNVEKSSPQFLANVALKINAKCGGRNSVFADIPVSLPVVWKQPTIIFGADVTHPSALDDTAPSIASVVASQDWPEVTKYHGDVHAQGHRVELIEALEGIVKKLLLSFEKQSKQRPKQLIFYRDGVSEGQFRKVLEDEIPLIEKAWKALYNEKPSITFIVVQKRHHTRLFPSDGKYQDNSGNVMPGTVVDRQICHPTEFDFFLCSHAGIKGTSRPAHYHVLRDDNNFSADDLQSLTNNLCYTYASCTRSVSTAPPAYYAHKLAFRARFYLGQVPDMASEISAGSAPPPLMLPEIKDELKSHMFYC is encoded by the exons ATGGCGAGCCgagggggccgcggcggcggccgggcgaATCCAGACGCTGCTCAGGCCGGgtacggcggccgcggcggcgctggTCGTGGGCGCGGTGATGGTGGTGGCCGTGGCCGCGGGTACTACCAAGGAGATGGGGGCGGTGATGGTGGCGGCCGTGGCCGTGGTTACTACCAAGGAGATGGTGGCGGGGGTCGTGGGTACTACCAGGGTGGCGGTGATGGCGGCGGGAGAGGGCGTGGGTACTACCAGGGAGAGGGCGATGTCGACCGTGGGTACTACCAGGGaggcggtgatggcggcggcggaaGAGGGCGTGGGTACCAAGGGGGCGGCgatggcggtggccgcggccgaggaCGCGGCTACCAAGGCTACcaaggcggcggcgatggtggaggCCGCGGCCGTGGCTACGAAGGGCCTGGCGATGGCGGACGCGGCCGAGGCCGTGGCTATCAGCAGGGCGGCAACTACGGCGGTGGCCGAGGTGGCAACAACTACGGCGGccgcggcggcagaggaggaggaggccagaaCCAGCCCGACCCCCTCGCTCTCCAAGTCGCGGGGCCTCCCCTCTCCGAGCGTTACCACACAGAGGCGGCCCAGCTCCGGGAGAAGTTCCAGGCGATGGCCATGAGCCGTGCCGAGCCGATGTTCCCGGGGCGCCCCGGGTTTGGCAGAACCGGGCAGGTGTGCATGGTGAGGGCCAACCACTTCTTCGTCGGCCTCGTGGACAAGGGCCTGCACCAGTACGAC GTGGCCATGTCGCCGGAGCCGACAATTACGGGCGTTTTCCGAGCTGTCATGTCCACTCTTGTGAAGGAGCACCAGAGCACCACTCTCGGCGGTCGCCTCCCAGCTTACGACGGCCGCAAGAGCCTGTACACCGCCGGCGAGCTGCCGTTTAAAACCAAGGAGTTCGAGGTCACCTTGCCTGACAAAAACCCAGGTCCACCTGGGCAAAG GAGGGAGAGGAAGTTCAAGGTGACCATCAAGCACGCCACCCTGGTCAGCCTGCAGCAGCTGCAGATGCTCATGTCCGGGATCCCCACGGACATACCGGCGCAGGCGCTGCAGGTGCTCGACATTGTGTTGCGTGACATCGTGCTCAATGAACGGGACGACATGGG GTTCGTCCCGGTAGGCCGGTCTTTCTTCTCGCGGACCATTGAGGATCCCATCCAGTTAGGCCAGGGCATCGAAGGATGGAATGGGTTCTACCAGAGCATCAGACCTACTCAAAGTGGATTGTCCCTCAACATTG ACATGTCTTCGACTGCTTTTGTTGGAGGTGGGTCGCTGATTGATTTCATCAAGGAGATTCTTAACAGGAAAGATCTCTCTCGCGGCTTTCAAAATGAATTTGATTATGTGAAG ATTAAGAAGGCCCTCAGGGGTCTGAGGGTTGAGGTCACCCACCGAGGACAGATGCGCAGGAAATACCGCATTGCTGGCTTGACAAAGGATTCTGCAAGAGAATTGAGGTTCCAATTATCGACCGGCGAAACCAAGACTGTGAGGGACTACTTTCGAGAAACCTACAAGCTGCAGCTGCGTTACGATTTTCTCCGATGCCTGCAAGTTGGTACAGAGCAGAAACCCAACTATCTACCAATAGAG GTCTGCAATATAGTTCCCGGACAGCGGTACCAAAAGAAGCTGGATGATGGCCAGGTTTCTAAAATGATGTCTATAGCCTGCCAGCATCCAGCTGGGCGTGAGACCTCCATTCGCAAG tcTGTTCTGGAGAACAAATATAACAGCGCCAAACGTGCAAATGAGTTTGGTATAGAAGTTGACAGCAACCCAACTTCTGTTCAGGCTAGAGTTCTGCCTGCTCCAAAG CTGAGGTACCATGGTTGTGCGTCTCTCTACCCAGAAAATGGGGCGTGGAACATGAGAGGCAAG AAAGTCGTAAATGGTGCCAAGGTTGGTATTTGGGCATGTGTAAACTTTTGCAATGAATTGACTGAGGATCAAGTTTGTATCTTCTGCGGCAAATTGAGTGAAATGTCCTCCACAACTGGAGTG AACTTCAACGGTGCAAAGCTTAAGATATTCCATGCTCGTTCAGATCAAGTTGAAGCCAAACTCCGTGAAGTACGTCAGCAAGCGGGGAATATGAAGATTGACCTCGTACTTGCTATATtgccaaataaaaatggcagcctGTATG GTGATATTAAAAGGATCTGTGAAACAGACATTGGTCTGATGTCTCAGTGTTGTCTACTTAAAAATGTCGAGAAATCAAGTCCTCAGTTTCTTGCGAATGTTGCTCTTAAGATCAATGCCAAG TGTGGGGGGAGGAATTCGGTATTTGCTGATATACCAGTAAGCTTACCAGTTGTTTGGAAACAGCCAACGATTATCTTCGGTGCAGATGTTACTCATCCTAGTGCTCTAGATGATACTGCCCCATCCATTGCTTCT GTTGTTGCCTCCCAAGACTGGCCTGAGGTGACCAAGTATCATGGTGATGTTCATGCACAAGGTCACCGCGTAGAGCTCATTGAAGCCCTTGAGGGCATCGTAAA GAAGCTGCTACTTTCGTTTGAAAAGCAATCCAAACAGAGGCCGAAGCAGCTGATATTCTATAG GGATGGCGTAAGTGAGGGTCAGTTCAGAAAGGTTCTGGAGGATGAGATCCCCCTGATAGAAAAG GCATGGAAGGCTTTATACAATGAGAAGCCGTCAATTACCTTCATAGTGGTGCAGAAGAGGCACCATACAAGACTGTTCCCAAGTGATGGCAAATATCAGGACAACAGTGGAAATGTTATGCCAG GCACAGTTGTTGATAGGCAGATCTGCCACCCAACAGAGTTTGATTTCTTCCTCTGTAGCCATGCTGGGATCAAG GGAACAAGCCGTCCTGCACATTACCACGTGCTGCGAGATGACAACAACTTCAGTGCTGATGACCTGCAGTCTCTTACAAACAACCTATGCTACAC GTATGCAAGCTGCACTCGCTCGGTGTCGACTG CTCCTCCTGCATATTACGCTCATAAGCTTGCGTTCCGTGCGCGATTCTACCTAGGCCAAGTCCCAGACATGGCGTCGGAGATAAGCGCCGGCAGTGCACCTCCTCCATTGATGCTTCCTGAGATAAAAGATGAGCTCAAAAGCCACATGTTCTACTGCTAG